One genomic segment of Paenibacillus sp. FSL H8-0332 includes these proteins:
- a CDS encoding serine hydrolase domain-containing protein has protein sequence MLHTPGITDCSPAEVHYDASRIGVLHTLFQKLIDENKIQAAAYSVSRYGKTFMNGALGPLSYREDRTDPLLPTTVHHIASITKAVTSVAIAKLVEDGLLRFDLPVGAFLEPFNVEPFNKIDIYSLLTHTSGLFPDCAGSMIPYHKSYWQLIGEYFDKYKPEDGELDWITAALSCGIDKPVGEEWQYCSFGFCILGEIIKKVTGISAEQYIEEQILQPLGMKDTMWEPTPELARRFIIRNERKEKQLHDLIHGVQPEEPPAEKLWENVSHTGGGLVSTTADITRFANMLLGMGTLGDTRIVGRKAVEKLTTRTLYGTPDYCWGNNVKDRSYGIGLDMRRGPAFLYSEGSYFHEGAGACCMVIDPVEQLTAVWFVPFTDDNWYAEALFNVTNVIWSGLM, from the coding sequence ATGCTGCACACTCCTGGCATTACCGACTGCTCACCCGCAGAGGTTCATTATGACGCTTCAAGAATCGGGGTACTCCATACCCTCTTTCAGAAACTGATCGACGAGAACAAAATCCAGGCAGCCGCTTACAGCGTCTCCCGGTACGGCAAGACGTTCATGAATGGTGCCCTCGGCCCCCTTTCCTACCGCGAAGACCGGACGGACCCGCTGTTGCCGACAACTGTTCATCACATCGCATCCATCACCAAGGCGGTTACCTCTGTTGCTATAGCCAAGCTGGTGGAGGATGGTCTTCTCCGGTTTGACCTTCCCGTTGGTGCCTTTCTGGAACCGTTTAACGTAGAACCGTTCAATAAAATCGACATCTACAGCCTGCTCACGCATACCTCAGGTCTGTTCCCTGACTGTGCGGGCAGCATGATTCCTTATCACAAGTCTTACTGGCAGCTGATTGGCGAATATTTCGACAAGTATAAGCCGGAGGACGGCGAGTTAGACTGGATCACAGCTGCACTGAGCTGCGGGATCGACAAACCGGTCGGTGAGGAATGGCAATACTGCTCCTTCGGCTTCTGTATTCTTGGTGAAATCATTAAGAAGGTCACAGGTATTTCCGCTGAACAGTACATAGAGGAGCAGATTCTGCAGCCGCTCGGCATGAAGGACACGATGTGGGAACCGACTCCCGAATTGGCTAGGCGCTTCATTATAAGAAATGAACGCAAGGAAAAGCAGCTCCATGACCTGATCCATGGCGTACAGCCGGAAGAACCTCCAGCAGAGAAGCTGTGGGAGAACGTATCCCATACAGGCGGGGGGCTGGTCTCTACTACTGCGGACATCACCCGCTTCGCCAATATGCTCCTGGGCATGGGAACCTTGGGGGATACGCGGATTGTCGGCCGGAAAGCCGTAGAGAAGCTCACCACCCGCACGCTCTATGGCACGCCTGATTACTGCTGGGGCAACAATGTCAAAGACCGGAGCTACGGCATTGGGCTGGATATGCGGAGAGGCCCAGCATTCCTCTATTCCGAGGGCAGTTATTTTCATGAAGGCGCCGGCGCCTGCTGTATGGTAATCGATCCGGTGGAGCAGCTCACCGCGGTATGGTTCGTGCCCTTCACGGATGATAACTGGTATGCGGAAGCCCTGTTCAATGTAACGAATGTAATCTGGTCAGGACTGATGTAA
- a CDS encoding ATP-binding cassette domain-containing protein codes for MPVIDVKHLTKSYTTYKRGAGMGQTFTSFFRREAVSVQAVNDISFAIEQGEICGMLGPNGAGKSTAIKMLCGALYPTSGEIEVLGYSPARDRKHYVRTIGAVFGQKSQLIWDIPPIDSFKMNKAIYGISATDFSNRLDELASLLDIAGVMEKPTRVLSLGERMKCEFVMAMLHRPDILFLDEPTIGLDVIAKLKIREFIRQMNKQQNMTCILTTHDLEDVEELAHRVIVINHGEKVFDDSLQRLKLFLGEKKHVSFTFNESVRDTLFDNDWTKVMERPSDLQITLEVDTARISISDFLENISRRHAFSDISVKELPIQQVVMNIYENAKSSLNRHPLE; via the coding sequence ATGCCGGTGATCGATGTCAAGCATTTAACGAAGTCCTATACCACCTATAAGCGGGGCGCAGGCATGGGGCAGACCTTCACGAGCTTTTTCCGGCGTGAAGCAGTCTCTGTCCAGGCCGTGAACGATATCAGCTTCGCCATTGAGCAGGGCGAAATCTGCGGAATGCTGGGTCCGAACGGGGCAGGCAAATCCACTGCGATCAAAATGCTCTGCGGCGCACTCTACCCGACCAGCGGGGAGATCGAAGTACTCGGTTATTCCCCGGCCCGGGACCGGAAGCATTATGTCCGCACCATCGGGGCCGTCTTCGGCCAGAAATCCCAGCTCATCTGGGATATCCCGCCCATTGACAGCTTCAAGATGAACAAAGCGATCTATGGTATCTCGGCCACGGATTTCAGCAACCGTCTGGACGAGCTGGCATCGCTGCTGGATATCGCCGGAGTGATGGAGAAGCCCACCCGGGTGCTGTCGCTTGGCGAACGCATGAAATGCGAATTCGTCATGGCGATGCTGCACCGGCCGGACATCCTGTTCCTGGATGAGCCGACCATCGGGCTGGATGTGATCGCCAAGCTCAAAATCCGTGAATTCATCCGCCAGATGAACAAGCAGCAGAACATGACCTGTATTCTCACCACCCATGATCTGGAGGATGTGGAGGAGTTAGCCCACCGGGTGATTGTCATTAACCATGGCGAGAAGGTGTTTGATGACTCGCTGCAGCGGCTGAAGCTGTTCCTCGGAGAGAAGAAGCACGTGAGCTTTACGTTTAACGAGTCTGTACGGGACACCCTTTTCGACAACGACTGGACCAAGGTTATGGAACGCCCCTCCGACTTACAGATTACGCTTGAGGTAGACACCGCCCGGATCTCAATCAGCGATTTCCTGGAGAATATCTCCCGGAGGCATGCCTTCTCGGATATTTCCGTCAAGGAGCTGCCGATCCAGCAGGTGGTTATGAATATCTATGAGAATGCCAAAAGCAGCCTGAACCGTCACCCGTTGGAGTGA
- a CDS encoding ABC transporter substrate-binding protein has protein sequence MKKIFKRYVPLLAVLVMAVMLAACSSAAGNEKDAAATAAPASASPAQAAKTVYPLTIQNHTNNGEGTEWKANSQTFDKAPEKVVANTQGAAELLIKLGLTDKMVGVAALYGAGDPAVQEEFKKIPVISQDYASKELVVGRGPDLVMGRGGLFADADWGVGTVGGLNELGIKTFVQSTSLQGATLDSLYKDIEQLGQIFDVQEKAAAYIAELKERAAKLKEGAAATGAKTFAYVSDGGNGAIAVYSGNVDTFAGDVLGLLGLTNSYADVTGEISKEQLIATNPDVMLISVYTGGIDADQSIKAFYADPSLQSLKAIQNKAIYKIDFNQFWGYSYSIFDGAEKLASELAAAK, from the coding sequence ATGAAGAAAATATTCAAAAGATATGTACCGCTGCTGGCGGTTCTGGTGATGGCAGTTATGCTGGCGGCTTGTTCTTCTGCTGCAGGCAATGAGAAGGACGCGGCAGCAACGGCTGCACCTGCATCAGCCAGTCCCGCACAGGCGGCCAAGACGGTATATCCGCTTACCATCCAGAACCACACGAATAACGGGGAAGGCACCGAATGGAAGGCGAATTCGCAGACCTTCGATAAGGCGCCTGAGAAGGTAGTAGCGAATACGCAAGGTGCGGCTGAGCTGCTGATTAAGCTGGGGCTTACCGACAAAATGGTCGGGGTTGCGGCTCTCTATGGTGCAGGTGATCCAGCGGTTCAGGAAGAATTCAAGAAGATTCCTGTGATCTCACAGGACTATGCCAGCAAAGAACTGGTTGTGGGCAGGGGCCCGGATCTGGTGATGGGGCGCGGCGGCCTGTTCGCAGATGCGGATTGGGGAGTAGGGACGGTAGGCGGACTCAATGAGCTGGGCATCAAGACCTTCGTGCAGAGCACGAGTCTGCAAGGGGCAACGCTTGACAGCCTGTACAAGGATATTGAACAGCTCGGCCAGATCTTCGATGTGCAGGAGAAGGCTGCTGCATACATTGCAGAGCTGAAGGAGCGTGCTGCGAAGCTGAAGGAGGGAGCGGCGGCCACAGGCGCCAAGACCTTCGCTTATGTATCTGACGGAGGCAATGGCGCAATTGCTGTCTATAGCGGGAACGTGGATACTTTTGCGGGAGATGTGCTGGGACTGCTTGGACTGACCAACAGCTACGCGGATGTGACCGGTGAGATCAGCAAGGAGCAATTGATCGCGACCAACCCGGATGTCATGCTGATCTCGGTGTACACAGGCGGTATTGATGCTGACCAGTCGATAAAAGCGTTCTATGCCGATCCGTCACTACAGAGTCTGAAGGCGATCCAGAACAAAGCGATCTATAAGATTGACTTCAACCAGTTCTGGGGCTACAGCTATTCCATCTTTGACGGGGCGGAGAAGCTTGCGTCTGAGCTGGCTGCTGCGAAGTAA
- a CDS encoding DUF4180 domain-containing protein, giving the protein MNITTIEAGGRVIAIVSGNEAVVGNVQSALDLMATVRYETDCDRIVIHKGLLSEEFFDLKTRLAGEILQKFINYQVKAAVVGDFSSYTSRSLRDFIYECNQGKDVFFVADEQQAVERLSRV; this is encoded by the coding sequence ATGAACATAACAACTATAGAAGCAGGCGGCAGAGTCATCGCTATAGTGAGCGGCAACGAGGCCGTGGTCGGGAATGTCCAGAGCGCGCTCGATCTAATGGCAACGGTACGCTATGAGACAGATTGCGACCGGATCGTGATCCATAAAGGGCTGCTGAGCGAGGAGTTCTTCGACCTCAAGACTCGGCTGGCCGGTGAGATTCTGCAGAAGTTCATTAACTATCAGGTGAAGGCAGCCGTGGTGGGTGATTTCAGCAGCTATACCAGCCGCAGTCTGCGTGATTTCATCTATGAATGCAACCAGGGGAAGGATGTATTTTTCGTAGCGGATGAGCAGCAGGCAGTTGAGCGGTTGAGCCGGGTCTAG
- a CDS encoding amino acid permease has protein sequence MKTKPLTKSITFMQALALVVGMIIGSGIFLKPGIVLNNAGSPWMSILAWGVGGIITLASALSVAEIAAAIPKSGGLYTYLSELYGGVFGYLLGWVQAVISYPASVAALAIAFATYSGYFLPLSAWQQKLLAVGILAFILLMNVIATKFGGIIQTVATVGKLIPVAGIVGVGLFSDLAPGFGGIGTAAAGAGFGAAVLGTLWAYDGWISVTNMAGEIKDPARTLPKVISIGVIFVIAVYVLFNIAVFQALPYDQIVSSPTPGADAAEALFGSGGGAFITAGIIVSVLGALNGYLMTAARVPQAMGERGQIPFSRVLSSIHPKFQTPANALVFQSVLAVVYIFSGTFNTLTDLLVFVLWIFFTMGVFGVFLLRRKLPPVQGRYRVPLYPFTPILGVAGGLYILASTIISDPLRSLIGIGITLAGLPVYVVMMRKNRV, from the coding sequence ATGAAAACAAAGCCGTTAACGAAAAGCATTACGTTCATGCAAGCGCTGGCCCTGGTGGTCGGGATGATTATCGGATCGGGGATTTTTTTGAAGCCCGGAATTGTATTGAATAATGCGGGTAGCCCGTGGATGAGTATTCTGGCCTGGGGTGTTGGGGGGATCATTACCCTGGCTTCGGCGCTGAGTGTGGCGGAGATTGCGGCCGCCATTCCGAAGTCGGGAGGTCTATATACTTATTTAAGTGAATTGTACGGCGGAGTGTTCGGTTATCTGCTCGGCTGGGTTCAGGCGGTAATCTCCTATCCGGCTTCTGTAGCGGCGCTGGCTATTGCTTTTGCTACCTATTCCGGTTACTTCCTGCCGCTGAGTGCATGGCAGCAGAAGCTGCTTGCGGTGGGCATTCTGGCCTTCATACTGCTGATGAATGTCATCGCGACGAAGTTCGGCGGGATCATTCAGACGGTGGCCACGGTAGGCAAGCTGATTCCGGTAGCAGGCATTGTGGGCGTCGGGCTGTTCTCGGATCTGGCTCCCGGATTCGGCGGCATCGGTACAGCGGCTGCGGGTGCAGGCTTTGGAGCTGCGGTGCTCGGCACACTCTGGGCCTATGACGGCTGGATCAGCGTCACCAATATGGCGGGAGAGATCAAGGACCCGGCCAGGACGCTGCCGAAAGTCATTTCGATCGGTGTTATTTTTGTTATCGCTGTGTATGTGTTGTTCAATATTGCGGTGTTTCAGGCGCTGCCCTATGACCAGATTGTGTCGTCCCCGACTCCGGGAGCCGATGCGGCTGAGGCTTTGTTCGGTAGCGGCGGCGGAGCCTTTATTACGGCAGGCATTATCGTCTCTGTACTGGGTGCGCTGAACGGTTATCTCATGACCGCAGCACGGGTGCCGCAGGCGATGGGGGAGCGGGGACAAATTCCGTTTTCCCGGGTGCTAAGCAGCATTCATCCGAAGTTTCAGACACCGGCGAATGCGCTTGTTTTTCAGAGTGTGCTGGCGGTGGTCTACATCTTCTCGGGCACCTTCAATACGCTGACGGATCTGCTGGTGTTCGTGCTCTGGATCTTCTTCACTATGGGCGTGTTCGGTGTGTTCCTCCTGCGCAGGAAGTTGCCGCCCGTACAAGGCCGCTATCGTGTGCCGCTCTATCCGTTCACCCCGATTCTTGGCGTAGCAGGGGGTCTCTATATCCTGGCCAGCACGATCATCAGTGATCCGCTGCGCTCACTTATAGGGATTGGCATCACGCTTGCCGGACTCCCGGTGTATGTGGTGATGATGCGGAAGAATCGCGTGTAG
- a CDS encoding VOC family protein, with translation MKLSMNWMTLRVRNLEASLDFYHRILGLPVERRFESRGKQIVMLGIEGQPKLELIEGSDPPLKPECGVSVGFEVASLDEAMAELGKEGIPVARGPIAPNTSLRFFYILDPDGFEVQLAEHM, from the coding sequence ATGAAGCTTAGTATGAATTGGATGACACTCAGGGTACGTAATCTGGAGGCTTCCCTTGACTTCTATCACCGAATTCTAGGGCTTCCTGTGGAGCGCAGATTCGAGAGCAGAGGGAAGCAGATCGTCATGCTGGGGATAGAGGGGCAGCCGAAGCTTGAGTTGATAGAGGGTAGCGACCCGCCATTGAAGCCGGAGTGCGGAGTGTCTGTAGGGTTCGAGGTCGCATCGCTGGACGAGGCTATGGCGGAGCTTGGTAAGGAAGGAATCCCGGTAGCACGCGGCCCCATAGCGCCGAATACCAGCCTGCGTTTCTTCTATATCCTGGACCCTGATGGCTTCGAGGTACAGCTTGCAGAGCATATGTAG
- a CDS encoding ABC transporter ATP-binding protein — MNLNVERLSVSFGEAKIVQEVSLRVQNKQFVGLIGPNGCGKSTLLKSIYKVIKPRQGEVFLSELNVIKASPKLVARKLGVVGQFNELSFDFTVREMVAMGRTPHKGMLETDSQHDADIVSAALRKVNLEGHSSRSYNSLSGGEKQRVILARVLAQQPEFMILDEPTNHLDIKYQLQILNIVKKLDIGILAALHDLTLAAEYCDYLYVMKEGRVAASGVPEDILTKELIGEVFDVECETYRNPVTGALGIAYLETR, encoded by the coding sequence ATGAATCTTAATGTTGAACGGCTAAGTGTCTCTTTCGGTGAGGCGAAGATTGTGCAGGAGGTCTCGCTGAGGGTGCAAAACAAGCAATTCGTCGGCCTGATCGGCCCGAACGGCTGCGGCAAATCGACGCTGCTCAAAAGCATCTACAAGGTCATCAAGCCCCGTCAGGGAGAGGTCTTCCTCTCTGAGCTTAATGTGATCAAGGCCAGCCCGAAGCTTGTCGCCCGGAAGCTGGGCGTAGTCGGCCAGTTCAACGAGCTGAGCTTCGACTTTACCGTTCGTGAGATGGTGGCGATGGGCCGGACGCCTCACAAGGGGATGCTGGAAACCGACAGCCAGCACGACGCTGACATTGTCTCGGCCGCACTCCGCAAGGTCAATCTGGAGGGGCATTCAAGCCGCAGCTATAACTCCTTATCCGGCGGCGAGAAGCAGCGGGTCATACTAGCGCGTGTGCTGGCTCAGCAACCGGAATTCATGATTCTGGACGAACCCACCAACCATCTGGATATTAAATACCAACTGCAGATTCTGAATATTGTCAAAAAGCTGGATATCGGCATTCTCGCCGCCCTCCATGATCTCACCCTGGCCGCCGAATACTGCGACTATCTGTATGTCATGAAGGAAGGCCGGGTCGCGGCCAGCGGAGTGCCTGAGGATATCCTGACCAAGGAATTAATCGGCGAGGTCTTCGATGTGGAATGCGAAACCTACCGCAATCCGGTCACCGGGGCGCTGGGAATTGCATATCTGGAGACGCGGTAA
- a CDS encoding ABC-2 family transporter protein, with protein MKKYVDVYKQCMYSAIQTASAYRMNFIVSSLITLVGNILFPLVTLLIYRAGTSFPGWSLYEVLLIQSIFTMSSGLSSLVFGGLLWTTMSHVREGSFEVILLKPLNPLFYIVATTFSVESVGLFLGGAALFIFSAMHIGAISALAWLQFTGMFLAGTAVLAGLSLMMAAMSFKWVGNSRISELADSVLHVGKYPLPIFPKAVQAAATLIIPVGMVGYLPASALLGRVQAADFIAILPCFVFMGAGIWVYRHMIRLYEGVGG; from the coding sequence ATGAAAAAATATGTAGATGTATACAAGCAGTGCATGTACTCTGCTATCCAGACCGCTTCGGCCTACCGGATGAACTTCATCGTCAGCAGTCTGATTACACTCGTCGGCAACATTCTGTTTCCGCTGGTGACGCTGTTAATCTACCGGGCGGGCACCAGCTTTCCCGGCTGGAGCTTATACGAGGTGCTGTTGATCCAGTCTATATTCACCATGTCCAGCGGTCTCTCCAGTCTGGTCTTCGGAGGATTGTTGTGGACAACGATGTCGCATGTGCGGGAGGGGAGCTTCGAGGTCATTCTGCTCAAGCCGCTGAATCCGCTGTTCTACATTGTTGCAACTACCTTCTCAGTAGAGAGTGTCGGATTATTCCTTGGCGGGGCTGCATTATTCATCTTCTCCGCTATGCATATCGGCGCTATCTCCGCCCTCGCCTGGCTGCAATTCACCGGAATGTTCCTGGCCGGGACGGCTGTATTGGCCGGATTATCGCTGATGATGGCGGCGATGTCCTTCAAATGGGTCGGCAATTCGCGGATATCCGAGCTGGCGGACAGTGTGCTGCATGTCGGCAAATATCCGCTGCCGATCTTCCCGAAGGCGGTGCAGGCGGCAGCTACGCTGATCATTCCCGTGGGGATGGTTGGCTACCTCCCGGCCTCCGCGCTGCTTGGCCGGGTACAGGCCGCTGATTTTATCGCTATTCTGCCTTGCTTTGTCTTTATGGGGGCAGGCATTTGGGTATACCGGCACATGATCAGATTATATGAGGGGGTTGGCGGCTGA
- a CDS encoding ABC-2 family transporter protein → MNRLKHNWLICRAVAEVTYKEWSAYRTHSLVSVIVGPVYFMVQYFIWTAVYGGQTTLGGLDLQQMIRYFGATALIGYLIMDFADWNLSMLVRTGKFLTFHLRPVHHRSFALYQKLGHRMLGFLFEFLPCLLIFIFIFGIDMRPASLPWTLVSVLLAFLMNFYVNYTIGLTSFWLVQSGGIRSAFLLVSGIFSGALIPLDFFPHWLQVTQLFLPFQYIAYMPAMVFTGHYSLGGLELSLPEAVGMQGAAVLVMFGCNELVRRRAMKQFTAVGA, encoded by the coding sequence ATGAACCGTCTCAAGCATAACTGGCTCATCTGCCGGGCCGTTGCAGAGGTTACCTACAAGGAATGGAGTGCCTACCGCACCCATTCCTTGGTCTCTGTTATTGTCGGCCCGGTGTATTTCATGGTGCAATATTTCATCTGGACCGCAGTCTATGGCGGACAGACTACGCTCGGCGGGCTTGATCTCCAGCAAATGATCCGCTATTTCGGGGCCACGGCGCTGATCGGGTATCTGATTATGGATTTTGCCGACTGGAATCTGTCGATGCTGGTACGCACCGGCAAATTCCTTACCTTCCATCTGCGTCCGGTGCATCACCGTTCCTTTGCCTTGTACCAGAAGCTCGGGCACCGGATGCTCGGCTTCTTGTTTGAGTTCCTGCCGTGTCTGCTGATCTTTATCTTTATCTTCGGGATCGATATGCGGCCGGCAAGCCTCCCGTGGACACTGGTGTCTGTGCTGCTTGCCTTTCTCATGAATTTCTATGTCAATTATACGATTGGCCTGACCTCCTTCTGGCTGGTGCAATCCGGCGGGATTCGCAGCGCCTTCCTGCTGGTGTCGGGTATTTTCTCGGGGGCGCTGATTCCGCTTGATTTCTTCCCGCACTGGCTTCAGGTCACCCAGCTGTTCTTGCCTTTCCAGTACATTGCTTATATGCCTGCCATGGTGTTCACCGGACATTATTCACTTGGCGGCCTTGAGCTATCCCTTCCCGAAGCCGTAGGCATGCAGGGGGCAGCTGTATTGGTGATGTTCGGCTGCAATGAGCTGGTCCGCCGCCGGGCCATGAAGCAGTTCACGGCGGTTGGCGCATGA
- a CDS encoding iron ABC transporter permease has translation MHTDIAVPSQPKQSLIHSRYGFMAVIGILFIITLLSAGAAVSFGQVDIPVSQSYRILLHHITGIQIGDMQELTNGSFVDIIWKIRFPRVLMAMFIGAGLTLCGTIMQAAVQNPLADPYILGISSGASLGATFAILIGFGSMGLLGQSGVAFWAFAGAVGASLLVLTLASSGGKMTSVKLVLAGMVINALCTAFANFIVYFANNAEGIKTVTFWTMGSLAAASWDKLPLISITVLLAVILFLSQFRVLNAMLLGDEAAVTLGIHLGAYRRVYMILTALITGVMVASCGMIGFVGLIIPHLVRGLVGSDHRRLLPASILFGAIFLIWTDVIARTIVPNVELPIGIITALIGAPMFMYMLIRKGYAFGGKS, from the coding sequence ATGCATACCGATATAGCCGTACCCTCACAGCCTAAGCAATCTCTCATTCATTCCCGTTACGGCTTCATGGCTGTTATAGGCATCCTTTTCATTATCACCCTGCTGTCTGCCGGAGCTGCAGTCTCCTTCGGCCAGGTGGACATTCCTGTCTCGCAATCCTACCGGATTCTGCTGCATCACATCACAGGCATCCAGATTGGCGATATGCAGGAGCTGACGAACGGTTCTTTCGTGGATATTATCTGGAAAATCCGCTTCCCGCGTGTCCTGATGGCGATGTTCATCGGCGCCGGACTTACGCTGTGCGGGACGATCATGCAGGCGGCGGTACAGAATCCCCTGGCTGATCCATACATACTCGGCATTTCCTCCGGCGCTTCACTGGGCGCAACCTTCGCCATCCTGATCGGCTTCGGCTCGATGGGGCTGCTCGGCCAGTCGGGAGTCGCTTTTTGGGCTTTTGCAGGGGCGGTTGGCGCATCTCTGCTGGTCCTCACACTTGCCAGTTCGGGCGGCAAAATGACCTCCGTCAAGCTGGTGCTGGCCGGGATGGTCATTAACGCTTTATGTACCGCTTTTGCCAACTTCATTGTCTATTTCGCGAACAATGCCGAAGGCATCAAGACGGTTACCTTCTGGACGATGGGCAGCCTGGCCGCCGCAAGCTGGGACAAGCTGCCGCTGATCTCGATTACCGTCCTGCTCGCCGTTATCCTGTTCCTCTCGCAGTTCCGTGTGCTGAATGCGATGCTGCTCGGAGATGAGGCGGCGGTTACGCTGGGCATTCATCTGGGTGCCTACCGCAGAGTCTACATGATCCTCACGGCGCTGATTACCGGAGTTATGGTCGCAAGCTGCGGCATGATCGGCTTCGTGGGACTGATTATCCCCCATCTGGTGCGGGGACTGGTGGGCTCGGACCACCGCAGGCTGCTGCCGGCGTCCATTCTGTTCGGGGCGATCTTCCTGATCTGGACAGATGTCATTGCCCGGACCATCGTCCCGAATGTGGAGCTGCCAATTGGGATTATTACCGCCCTGATTGGAGCGCCGATGTTCATGTACATGCTAATTAGAAAGGGCTATGCCTTCGGAGGGAAAAGCTGA